Proteins co-encoded in one Armatimonadota bacterium genomic window:
- a CDS encoding 4Fe-4S dicluster domain-containing protein, translating into MPRYGMAVDLDRCIGCQACAVACAVENQVPEGFFRRRVGEVTTGDDPATLRLTFLHLQCYHCERPPCVPVCPTGATYVTRDGLCLVNYDICIGCRACVTACPYGMRYPHPRGVVDKCSLCDHRIAAGRLPACVEACPTRALVFGDLDDPASPLRQAIAAAARVEVDRPELGTRPKFFLLNGRVSLPEARGEGMPAQAAEVTGR; encoded by the coding sequence ATGCCACGCTACGGCATGGCCGTCGACCTCGACCGCTGCATCGGGTGCCAGGCGTGTGCCGTGGCGTGCGCCGTCGAGAACCAGGTGCCCGAGGGGTTCTTCCGGCGACGGGTGGGCGAGGTCACAACGGGCGACGACCCCGCGACGCTGCGCCTGACGTTCCTGCACCTGCAGTGCTACCACTGCGAGCGTCCGCCGTGCGTGCCGGTCTGCCCCACGGGGGCCACCTACGTCACCCGCGACGGCCTCTGCCTGGTGAACTACGACATCTGCATCGGGTGCCGGGCCTGCGTGACGGCGTGCCCCTACGGCATGCGCTACCCGCATCCGCGTGGCGTCGTGGACAAATGCTCGCTGTGCGACCACCGCATCGCCGCCGGACGGCTTCCGGCGTGTGTCGAGGCCTGCCCGACGCGCGCGCTGGTCTTCGGCGACCTCGACGATCCCGCCAGCCCCCTCCGGCAGGCCATCGCCGCGGCCGCGCGCGTGGAGGTCGACCGACCAGAGCTGGGGACACGGCCCAAGTTCTTCCTCCTCAACGGCCGGGTGAGCCTGCCGGAAGCGCGTGGCGAGGGCATGCCCGCTCAGGCGGCGGAGGTGACGGGACGATGA
- the nrfD gene encoding NrfD/PsrC family molybdoenzyme membrane anchor subunit produces the protein MTVVTATVPSSGCRRRGAAASASAAVMAAVGGGVAPAVERHGDVLNTHLDLWGWEVAAYLFLGGLAAGLLIVASWAVLAGRRREYLPAVRVATLLVPPLIGAGLVLLWLDLGSKLTPFWLYVTLRPTSPMSWGAWILLAVLLTSSLAAIPALLAMRARASVPCRLPRLHRVLEHVGRWAARHGRWLAWINLWLGVGLGLYTGILLGTMVARPAWNSPMLGPLFLASGLSGAVALLLLLRPRGPWAPVFVRAEVGLHATKLALLGLYLTGLATSGAAPQAAAAALVRGVWAPAFWTLVVGAGMAVPLAVGLREVTVHRCPRRLAVASCTLALAGGLALRVVLVYAGQHGL, from the coding sequence ATGACCGTTGTGACCGCGACGGTGCCATCGAGCGGTTGCCGCCGCAGGGGCGCTGCGGCGTCCGCAAGCGCCGCGGTGATGGCGGCGGTCGGCGGCGGGGTCGCGCCGGCGGTCGAGCGCCACGGCGACGTGTTGAACACGCACCTCGACCTGTGGGGCTGGGAGGTGGCCGCCTACCTGTTCCTGGGCGGCCTGGCGGCCGGCCTGCTGATCGTCGCGTCGTGGGCGGTGCTGGCCGGGCGGCGCCGCGAGTACCTGCCCGCGGTGCGCGTGGCGACCCTGCTCGTCCCGCCGCTGATCGGGGCAGGACTGGTGCTGCTGTGGCTGGACCTGGGGAGCAAGCTCACGCCGTTCTGGCTGTACGTCACCCTGCGGCCGACCAGCCCGATGTCGTGGGGGGCATGGATCCTGCTGGCGGTTCTCCTCACCTCCTCCCTGGCGGCGATCCCTGCCCTCCTCGCGATGCGGGCCCGCGCGAGCGTCCCCTGCAGGCTCCCGCGACTCCACCGCGTTCTGGAGCACGTCGGGCGGTGGGCAGCCCGACACGGACGGTGGCTGGCGTGGATCAACCTGTGGCTTGGCGTGGGCCTGGGCCTGTACACCGGCATCCTGCTGGGCACCATGGTCGCGCGACCGGCCTGGAACAGTCCGATGCTCGGACCGCTCTTCCTGGCCTCGGGGCTCTCGGGTGCCGTGGCGCTGCTGCTCCTGCTGCGCCCGCGCGGCCCGTGGGCGCCGGTGTTCGTACGGGCAGAGGTGGGTCTGCATGCGACCAAGCTGGCCCTGCTGGGCCTCTACCTGACCGGGCTGGCGACCTCGGGCGCCGCCCCCCAGGCTGCGGCCGCCGCCCTCGTGCGCGGGGTGTGGGCGCCGGCGTTCTGGACCCTCGTCGTCGGCGCTGGCATGGCGGTCCCGCTGGCGGTGGGACTGCGCGAGGTGACGGTGCACCGCTGCCCGCGGCGGCTGGCCGTGGCTTCGTGCACGCTGGCGCTGGCAGGCGGCCTGGCGCTGCGCGTGGTGTTGGTCTACGCGGGCCAGCACGGGCTGTGA
- a CDS encoding rhodanese-like domain-containing protein, producing MRKSLVVAMAVIVALTVVGPAVTKEWIEKPLLVAAERVLTTMPADFYQIDPQAAERLMETAKPLVLDVREKAEWDTERIAGAVHVPIRELPKALDRLPDSRGAPIIVYCAIGVRGAMATTVLRMWGYTNVRNLRGGLNGWKAANLPVVR from the coding sequence ATGCGCAAGTCGCTCGTCGTGGCCATGGCGGTGATTGTGGCCCTGACCGTCGTCGGTCCGGCGGTCACCAAGGAGTGGATCGAGAAGCCGTTGCTCGTGGCGGCCGAACGCGTGCTGACCACGATGCCGGCCGACTTCTACCAGATCGACCCGCAGGCAGCCGAACGCCTGATGGAGACGGCGAAGCCGCTGGTCCTCGACGTGCGCGAGAAGGCCGAGTGGGACACCGAGCGCATCGCGGGCGCGGTGCACGTGCCCATCCGCGAGCTGCCCAAGGCGCTGGACCGCCTGCCCGACAGCCGTGGCGCCCCGATCATCGTCTACTGCGCCATCGGCGTGCGCGGGGCCATGGCGACCACCGTCCTGCGCATGTGGGGCTACACCAACGTGCGCAACCTGCGGGGCGGGCTGAACGGCTGGAAAGCGGCGAACCTGCCCGTGGTCAGGTAG
- a CDS encoding substrate-binding domain-containing protein, translating to MRIRTALVTAVLPALLTAALIVPTLVAPRAAAQARQEVVVVVKITGIPWFNRMAKGVEEAGPKFNVKASQVGPSTADAAAQVSMVEDVVNRGVGAVAVVPTDAKALAPVFTRAREKKIVVLTHESPFETAAIDYDIEMIDSDAYGRLAIDEVDRGLKQLGIRCSTASPCGFVMLVGGLTVPLHNYWADVALKYAREKYPYLKELTSRLPTAESVDDSRKAVLDLTKTYGERLHAVIGWGSLGPLGAAAAVREKGLRNKVVVGGSAIPSSAVAYLADGSMKWAQLWDPRDAGYAMVAVASTMLKGTPLATGMEVPGLGKLAIKGKVISFNKILLMRSADDARKMGF from the coding sequence ATGAGAATACGGACGGCGCTGGTCACGGCGGTCCTGCCGGCGCTCCTCACCGCTGCGCTGATCGTCCCGACCCTCGTCGCTCCGCGTGCCGCCGCCCAGGCTCGGCAGGAGGTCGTCGTGGTGGTGAAGATCACCGGTATCCCGTGGTTCAACCGCATGGCCAAGGGCGTCGAGGAGGCCGGCCCGAAGTTCAACGTGAAGGCTTCCCAGGTCGGGCCGTCGACGGCGGACGCCGCGGCCCAGGTCTCCATGGTCGAGGACGTGGTCAACCGCGGCGTCGGGGCGGTCGCCGTGGTGCCCACCGACGCCAAGGCGCTGGCGCCCGTGTTCACCCGGGCCCGCGAGAAGAAGATCGTGGTGCTCACCCACGAGTCGCCCTTCGAGACCGCTGCCATCGACTACGACATCGAGATGATCGACAGCGACGCCTACGGGCGCCTGGCCATCGACGAAGTGGACCGGGGGCTCAAGCAGCTCGGCATCCGCTGCTCCACGGCGTCGCCGTGCGGGTTCGTCATGCTCGTCGGCGGCCTCACCGTTCCCCTGCACAACTACTGGGCCGACGTGGCCCTGAAGTACGCGCGGGAGAAGTACCCGTACCTCAAGGAGCTCACGTCGCGCCTGCCCACCGCCGAGAGCGTGGACGACTCGCGCAAGGCCGTGCTGGACCTGACCAAGACCTACGGGGAGCGCCTCCACGCCGTCATCGGGTGGGGCAGCCTGGGCCCGCTGGGCGCCGCGGCCGCGGTCCGCGAGAAAGGGCTCCGGAACAAGGTGGTCGTCGGCGGCAGCGCGATCCCCTCCTCGGCCGTCGCGTACCTGGCCGATGGGTCCATGAAGTGGGCGCAGCTGTGGGATCCGCGGGACGCCGGCTACGCCATGGTGGCCGTGGCCAGCACGATGCTCAAGGGCACCCCGCTCGCCACGGGAATGGAGGTGCCCGGGCTGGGGAAGCTGGCCATCAAGGGGAAGGTCATCAGCTTCAACAAGATCCTCCTGATGCGCAGCGCCGACGACGCGCGGAAGATGGGCTTCTAG
- a CDS encoding sugar ABC transporter ATP-binding protein: MAEVFLRARHVTKRYGGVVALQDVDLEIRAGEIHCLVGENGSGKSTLIKIVTGVVSPDPGADLEIGGVRVRGLSPAEALRRGIQVVHQDLALFPNLSVAENIALLRVTAGRRIVDWRAVSAIAQAALARIGVTLPLDAPVGTLPVADQQLVAICRALASDARLVITDEPTASLTQREAQRLFGILRDLQAHGIATLFVSHKLDEVLEIAQRITVLRDGRKVGTFDRSAVDRDRLVQLMTGRTIPARRRSGVRPPGAPILEVRGLRRRGQFADVSFTLHRGEVVGLIGPLGAGKTELALALFGMNPPDAGEVLVDGRPVRLRTTADAVGAGIAYVPEDRLSQGIVARQPVRSNLVVTVLDRLTGPGRWLAPRRTAAFCADVVRAFDIRTPSIDQPVSALSGGNQQKVVIAKWLSTRPRVLILDRPTAGIDVGARAVVYDIIDRLAGEGVGILLVTEEVPEALAVCDRILLMKHGRLVTEVSGADASESELQRALTA, translated from the coding sequence ATGGCTGAGGTCTTCCTGCGGGCCCGTCACGTCACCAAGCGCTACGGCGGGGTCGTCGCCCTCCAGGACGTGGACCTGGAGATCCGCGCCGGAGAGATCCACTGTCTGGTCGGGGAGAACGGTTCGGGCAAGAGCACCCTGATCAAGATCGTGACCGGCGTGGTGTCGCCCGACCCGGGCGCGGACCTGGAGATCGGTGGGGTGCGGGTGCGCGGCCTGAGCCCTGCAGAAGCGCTCCGTCGCGGGATCCAGGTGGTGCACCAGGACCTGGCGCTGTTTCCCAACCTGTCGGTGGCCGAGAACATCGCCCTGCTCCGGGTGACCGCGGGGCGCCGGATCGTGGACTGGCGGGCGGTCTCGGCGATCGCGCAGGCCGCCCTGGCGCGGATCGGGGTGACCCTGCCGCTCGATGCGCCGGTGGGCACGCTGCCGGTCGCCGACCAGCAGCTGGTGGCGATCTGCCGGGCCCTGGCCAGCGACGCCCGGCTGGTGATCACCGACGAGCCAACCGCCTCGCTGACCCAGCGGGAAGCCCAGCGCCTGTTCGGCATCCTGCGAGATCTCCAGGCCCACGGCATCGCCACGCTGTTCGTCAGCCACAAGCTGGACGAGGTCCTGGAGATCGCACAGCGGATCACCGTGTTGCGCGACGGTCGCAAGGTGGGCACGTTCGACCGATCGGCCGTCGACCGTGACCGCCTGGTCCAGCTCATGACCGGGCGGACCATTCCCGCCCGCCGCCGGTCCGGCGTGCGCCCTCCAGGCGCTCCGATCCTCGAGGTCCGGGGCCTGCGCCGACGCGGGCAGTTTGCCGACGTCTCCTTCACCCTGCACCGCGGGGAGGTCGTGGGCCTGATCGGCCCGCTGGGCGCGGGCAAGACCGAACTGGCCCTGGCGCTGTTCGGGATGAACCCCCCCGATGCGGGCGAGGTCCTGGTCGACGGCCGGCCCGTGCGCCTGCGCACCACCGCCGACGCCGTCGGCGCGGGGATCGCCTACGTGCCCGAGGACCGGCTGTCCCAGGGCATCGTGGCCCGGCAGCCGGTCCGCAGCAACCTCGTGGTAACCGTGCTGGACCGCCTCACCGGTCCCGGGCGATGGCTGGCCCCGCGGCGGACCGCGGCGTTCTGCGCGGACGTCGTGCGCGCCTTCGACATCCGCACCCCCTCCATCGACCAGCCGGTCAGCGCGCTCTCGGGCGGTAACCAGCAAAAGGTCGTCATCGCCAAGTGGCTGTCCACGCGCCCCCGGGTCCTGATCCTCGATCGCCCGACGGCGGGCATCGATGTCGGCGCCCGGGCAGTGGTCTACGACATCATCGACCGGCTGGCCGGGGAGGGGGTGGGCATCCTGCTCGTCACCGAGGAGGTCCCCGAAGCCCTCGCGGTGTGCGATCGCATCCTGCTCATGAAGCACGGTCGGCTCGTGACCGAGGTCAGCGGCGCGGACGCCAGCGAGTCCGAGCTGCAGCGGGCCCTGACCGCCTGA
- a CDS encoding ABC transporter permease, with protein sequence MDGVVRRLARRTETYLVAVLVVLAAIVTAGRPEFLTAENAFDVLRNNAFLGIVALGQLVVLVSGGIDVSFTAVATVAQYLMGLVLTTRGITSVWVALLIPLPIGLTLGLVNGLLVHYARVHPVIITIATLSTFYGLLIVFTGGTWITDLPMPFQEFAQYKLVRFTTAGGAEYGLSTPILFWGAAALLTWVVLNFLAVGRRIYALGGNAEAARRAGFPILRLQLFVYAYMGLLAGMGGFVQAQLAQIIQPNAIVGRELDVLAAAVLGGASVFGGAGTVGGTILGVLLIAVIRNGLILLRISSYWHDAVIGLLIAAAAAITAAQERRRRARAVRIHDA encoded by the coding sequence ATGGATGGGGTGGTCCGGCGACTGGCGCGGCGTACCGAGACGTACCTGGTCGCGGTACTGGTAGTCCTCGCGGCCATCGTGACCGCGGGGCGCCCCGAGTTCCTCACCGCCGAGAACGCCTTCGACGTCCTGCGGAACAATGCGTTCCTGGGCATCGTCGCCCTGGGCCAGCTGGTCGTGCTGGTCTCGGGCGGCATCGACGTGTCGTTCACCGCGGTCGCCACGGTAGCGCAGTACCTCATGGGGTTGGTGCTCACCACCCGCGGGATCACGTCGGTATGGGTCGCCCTGCTGATCCCGCTGCCCATCGGGCTGACGTTGGGCCTCGTCAACGGCCTGCTGGTCCACTACGCCCGCGTGCATCCCGTCATCATCACCATCGCGACCCTGAGCACGTTCTACGGCCTGTTGATCGTCTTCACCGGCGGCACCTGGATCACCGACCTGCCGATGCCGTTCCAGGAGTTCGCGCAGTACAAGCTCGTCCGGTTCACCACCGCCGGCGGCGCCGAGTACGGCCTGTCCACCCCCATCCTCTTCTGGGGCGCCGCCGCGCTCCTCACCTGGGTCGTCCTCAACTTCCTGGCCGTGGGCCGCCGGATCTACGCGCTGGGCGGCAACGCGGAAGCTGCACGGCGGGCAGGGTTCCCCATCCTGCGCCTGCAGCTGTTCGTGTACGCGTACATGGGCCTGCTGGCCGGGATGGGAGGGTTCGTCCAGGCACAGCTCGCCCAGATCATCCAGCCCAACGCCATCGTGGGACGCGAGCTGGACGTCCTGGCGGCGGCGGTCCTGGGCGGCGCCAGTGTCTTCGGCGGTGCGGGGACGGTCGGCGGGACCATCCTGGGCGTGCTGCTCATCGCCGTGATCCGCAACGGCCTCATCTTGCTGCGCATCTCGTCCTACTGGCACGACGCGGTGATCGGGCTCCTCATCGCCGCCGCGGCGGCCATCACGGCCGCCCAGGAGCGCCGCCGGCGCGCACGGGCGGTGCGGATCCACGATGCATGA
- a CDS encoding ABC transporter permease, which translates to MHDRQATWIARYGELAVLGAMLVVVTGLLAVVTDGRLLGLESLASMAIQMPLLGMLTLAQLLPMLTGGIDLSIVSTANLAGITAAYVLTQSAGWYATPAAVVLGLMAALAVGVTNGAIVAYLDVPPIITTLASMIFVKGIALAVTRGAVLAGFPASFLFLGGGTLLGVPVPFLLFAGAATAIAVVLHRTPFGVVEYLLGSNPTATRFSGVDVPVMLFRTYLTSGVLAGIAGLLLIARFNAAQADYGSSFLLLTVLIAVLGGVDPSGGAATITGLVVAVAILQVVATGFNLMGLSAHLANALWGVILVLVIMLRRLVQARSGRT; encoded by the coding sequence ATGCATGACCGCCAGGCGACCTGGATCGCCCGGTACGGCGAACTGGCCGTCCTGGGCGCGATGCTGGTGGTGGTCACCGGGCTGCTGGCCGTCGTCACCGACGGTCGGCTCCTGGGTCTGGAGAGCCTGGCCTCGATGGCGATCCAGATGCCGCTGCTGGGGATGCTGACGCTGGCGCAGTTGCTGCCCATGCTCACCGGCGGCATCGACCTCTCGATCGTGTCCACGGCCAACCTCGCTGGCATCACCGCTGCGTACGTGCTCACGCAGAGCGCGGGCTGGTACGCGACGCCCGCCGCCGTCGTCCTGGGGCTGATGGCGGCCCTCGCCGTGGGTGTCACCAACGGCGCGATCGTGGCGTATCTCGACGTGCCGCCCATCATCACCACCCTGGCGTCCATGATCTTCGTCAAGGGGATCGCCCTGGCCGTCACCCGCGGGGCCGTCCTGGCGGGCTTTCCCGCGTCCTTCCTCTTCCTGGGTGGCGGCACACTGCTGGGCGTCCCGGTGCCCTTCCTGCTCTTCGCCGGCGCCGCCACGGCGATCGCCGTGGTGCTGCACCGGACGCCCTTCGGCGTGGTGGAGTACCTCCTGGGATCGAACCCCACGGCCACCCGCTTCTCCGGCGTCGACGTGCCGGTGATGCTCTTCCGCACGTACCTGACCTCAGGTGTCCTGGCCGGCATCGCCGGCCTGCTGCTCATCGCCCGCTTCAATGCCGCCCAGGCCGACTACGGCTCCTCCTTCCTGCTCCTGACGGTCCTCATCGCGGTGCTGGGCGGCGTGGATCCCTCGGGCGGCGCGGCGACGATCACCGGCCTGGTGGTGGCCGTGGCGATCCTGCAGGTGGTGGCCACCGGTTTCAACCTCATGGGACTCAGCGCCCACCTGGCCAACGCCCTGTGGGGCGTGATCCTGGTGCTGGTGATCATGCTCCGCCGCCTGGTGCAGGCCCGCAGCGGCCGGACGTAG
- a CDS encoding aspartyl protease family protein: MELFRVAGRLAGPTGIVEDVDLLVDTGATLLVVPRDLADRLALRPTRQHPVVLAGGRRDVWPVAEVRLTLNGQEVTTPCFVAPGGPPLLGAVALESLLLAVDPVAKRLVPVEGFVGA, translated from the coding sequence GTGGAACTCTTTCGCGTCGCCGGCCGTCTCGCCGGGCCGACGGGCATCGTCGAAGACGTGGACTTGCTGGTCGACACCGGCGCCACGCTGTTGGTGGTTCCGCGCGACCTCGCGGACCGGCTGGCGTTGCGCCCCACACGGCAGCACCCGGTGGTGCTGGCCGGCGGCCGGCGCGACGTCTGGCCCGTCGCAGAAGTGCGGCTGACGTTGAACGGGCAGGAGGTCACGACCCCCTGCTTCGTCGCACCCGGCGGTCCGCCGTTGCTCGGCGCCGTCGCTCTGGAGAGCCTGTTGCTCGCCGTCGATCCGGTGGCGAAGCGGCTGGTGCCCGTCGAGGGGTTTGTCGGCGCGTAG
- a CDS encoding ferritin-like domain-containing protein — protein sequence MGQTGRAIVELDVEQLLAELRKAYLDELLAFYSYWITALVAEGWHGEELTEHFKNEARDELGHAEKLATRIIELGGDPVVHPVDWERGANGPWTAPRADRADADGMVADQLKAEAAAIQAYQRLAKMTFGKDPVTYQLATELLADEVRHEEFLENLLSRKR from the coding sequence ATGGGACAGACCGGACGTGCTATCGTCGAGCTCGACGTTGAGCAGCTGCTCGCCGAACTGCGGAAGGCCTACCTGGACGAACTGCTGGCCTTCTACTCCTACTGGATTACGGCCCTGGTCGCCGAGGGCTGGCACGGGGAAGAGTTGACCGAGCACTTCAAGAACGAAGCCCGTGACGAGCTCGGCCACGCGGAGAAGCTCGCCACCCGCATCATCGAGCTGGGCGGCGACCCCGTCGTGCACCCGGTCGACTGGGAGCGGGGTGCCAACGGCCCGTGGACCGCGCCGCGCGCGGACCGGGCCGACGCCGACGGCATGGTGGCCGACCAGCTCAAGGCCGAGGCCGCGGCGATCCAGGCCTACCAGCGTCTGGCCAAGATGACGTTCGGGAAGGATCCCGTCACCTACCAGCTGGCCACGGAGCTGCTGGCAGACGAGGTGCGGCACGAGGAGTTCCTGGAGAACCTGCTGAGCCGGAAGCGCTAG
- a CDS encoding HAMP domain-containing sensor histidine kinase, whose product MGRAPADGAAAGIRWLIRVRWLAAAGVALAALTLPAAAAQVGVPVVGSTGPVAALAAAIATYNTVFWVRWRRREAPAGQVRAAVVVQIALDLGALSALLHASGTVENPLIVAYVFHVVIAAMLLSPRAAFLVAGAGLLLAVVLAVAEMTGVLPHRPLVRLLPADLYRHPAYVGNVLLSLTVLLAATAYITATIARRLADRERALAAATDLLAASERRKSQYVLMVAHTVDTALGDVRQALAVIDGQMRGEVSERARAMLARVQTWLAGLETFVRDVLDLSSLRAAGELPRTHVYVPRLLYEAAADLREVATARGVALDVEVPAHVPPVFANGPALAQALRNLLRNALTFGRPGGRVTARIDVDADRLRVIVADDGPGIAPEDLPHIFEEFYRAERTRHLAPGRGLGLAIVKYVAELHGGEVTVSTRVGEGSTFTLTLPVAPGVRAGAPSAGG is encoded by the coding sequence ATGGGGCGCGCGCCTGCAGACGGTGCGGCAGCGGGGATCCGCTGGTTGATCCGGGTGCGGTGGCTGGCCGCCGCGGGGGTGGCGCTGGCAGCGCTGACGCTCCCCGCGGCGGCGGCGCAGGTCGGTGTCCCAGTGGTGGGATCCACCGGTCCGGTGGCCGCCCTGGCGGCTGCCATCGCCACCTACAACACGGTCTTCTGGGTTCGGTGGCGCCGCCGGGAGGCGCCCGCCGGCCAGGTGCGTGCCGCGGTGGTGGTCCAGATCGCGCTGGACCTGGGGGCGCTCTCGGCGCTCCTCCATGCCAGCGGCACGGTCGAGAATCCGCTCATCGTGGCCTACGTCTTTCACGTGGTGATCGCCGCCATGTTGCTCTCGCCGCGGGCCGCGTTCCTGGTGGCGGGTGCCGGGCTGCTCCTGGCCGTCGTCCTGGCCGTGGCCGAGATGACCGGCGTGCTCCCCCACCGGCCGCTGGTGCGCCTGCTGCCCGCCGACCTGTACCGCCACCCTGCGTACGTGGGCAACGTCCTGCTCTCGCTGACAGTGCTGCTGGCCGCGACGGCCTACATCACGGCCACGATCGCCCGACGGCTGGCCGATCGCGAGCGGGCGCTGGCTGCGGCCACCGACCTGCTGGCCGCCTCCGAGCGCCGCAAGTCGCAGTACGTGCTCATGGTGGCCCACACGGTCGACACCGCGCTGGGCGACGTCCGCCAGGCGCTGGCGGTCATCGACGGCCAGATGCGCGGGGAAGTGTCGGAGCGCGCGCGGGCCATGCTGGCGCGCGTCCAGACCTGGCTGGCAGGGCTCGAGACGTTCGTGCGCGACGTCCTGGACCTCTCGAGCCTCCGGGCCGCCGGCGAGCTGCCGCGGACCCACGTCTACGTGCCGCGGCTGCTCTACGAAGCCGCCGCCGACCTGCGCGAGGTCGCGACGGCGCGGGGGGTCGCCCTCGATGTCGAGGTCCCCGCCCACGTGCCCCCGGTGTTCGCCAACGGGCCCGCGCTGGCGCAGGCGCTGCGCAACCTGCTGCGCAACGCCCTGACCTTCGGCCGTCCCGGCGGACGGGTGACGGCCCGGATCGACGTCGACGCCGACCGCCTGCGGGTCATCGTGGCCGACGACGGGCCCGGTATCGCGCCCGAAGACCTGCCGCACATCTTCGAGGAGTTCTACCGCGCCGAGCGCACGCGGCACCTGGCCCCGGGCCGCGGCCTGGGGCTGGCCATCGTGAAGTACGTCGCCGAGCTCCACGGGGGCGAGGTGACGGTGTCCACCCGCGTGGGCGAAGGCAGCACGTTCACCCTGACCCTGCCCGTCGCGCCAGGGGTCCGGGCTGGCGCACCGTCCGCTGGCGGCTGA
- a CDS encoding V-type ATP synthase subunit D, which produces MKRTRTALLAARAAYTLAARGQEVLARKRDALLQEMLRSAQEVLAARQDLAALAAEAVTALTAAHGHEGPEGLRAAAAAARREVLVDVEVRNVWGVRVPAVRAAPVVRRPADRGYGLLGTSASVDDAAGAFERLVGFALEHTPREVRLRRLAAEIRRTSRKVNTLRYVLLPRLAREARTIAAALDEQEREDLFRLLLLGQQDEATSP; this is translated from the coding sequence GTGAAGCGGACGCGCACCGCCCTCCTGGCGGCCCGCGCGGCGTACACGCTGGCTGCACGGGGCCAGGAGGTCCTCGCCCGCAAGCGCGACGCGCTGCTGCAGGAGATGTTGCGTAGCGCTCAGGAGGTGCTGGCCGCGCGGCAGGATCTGGCGGCGCTGGCCGCCGAGGCGGTGACGGCACTGACGGCGGCCCACGGGCACGAGGGCCCCGAGGGCCTGCGCGCCGCCGCGGCGGCAGCCAGGCGCGAGGTCCTGGTCGATGTCGAGGTGCGCAACGTGTGGGGGGTGCGCGTGCCCGCAGTGCGCGCGGCGCCCGTGGTCCGGCGGCCGGCCGACCGCGGCTACGGGCTGCTGGGGACTTCGGCGAGCGTCGACGACGCCGCGGGCGCGTTCGAGCGACTGGTGGGGTTTGCCCTCGAGCACACGCCGCGCGAGGTGCGGCTGCGCCGCCTGGCTGCTGAGATTCGCCGGACGAGCCGCAAGGTGAACACCCTGCGGTACGTCCTGCTCCCGCGCCTGGCCCGGGAGGCACGGACCATCGCGGCCGCCCTGGACGAGCAAGAGCGCGAAGACCTGTTTCGCCTGCTGTTGCTCGGCCAGCAGGACGAGGCGACGTCGCCGTGA